Part of the Lichenicola cladoniae genome is shown below.
AGCCGCCACAGCAGCTTGGCCCAGCCGAACGGGAACAGTTGGCCGGACAGGTCGCGGATCGCCTCGTTCAGGTTGGGCAGGCACAGGCCGAATGCTGCCGGCACGCCATCCACCTCGGCGAACCAGACCAGCCGGTCATGCAGCAGCGGCCGCAGGGCACGCGACATGTGCGTGACCTCCTCCTTGGTGATCGGCGCGAAGCTCCAGTTATCGACCCAGGCCTCGTTGAAGATCCCGACCAGCGCCGCGATATCGGCTTCCAGGGCATCCCAGCGCATCGGCCGCAGCGTGACGTTGGCCGGCAGGCCGCGGCCGACCAGTTTCGCCGCAGCCGGCGGCAGGGCGGCCGTCGTGTCGCACAGGTAGGCGTAGAGGTCCTGGGCCTTCTCGTAGCCGAGTTCCCGAAGCCGCGCGTCCGCGTACGGCGGGTCGTGCGGCATCATCAGCATCGGCGGGGTATCGAAGCCGTCGACCAGCAGGCCGACTTCCTCGTTGATCGACAGGTTGAACGGACCCTGCACGCGGCGAAGCCCGCGGGCCCGCAGCCAAGCCTCGGCGGTGCGGATCAGGGCCGAGAACACGGCAGGGTCGTCGATCGCGACCAGCATGCCGAACTGCCCGGCATCCTTGTTCGTCGACAACTCGTCCTGTTGCGCGCTGATGCGCCCGACCACGCGGCCATCCCGCCAGGCCAGCCAGAACTCGACCTCGGCATGGCCGAAGAACGGGTTGCCCTTGGGGGTCAGGGCGGCCCGGCGCTCGGAATGCAGCGGCGGCACGTAATATGGATCGGCGCGGAACAGCCGGTCCGGCAATCGGATGAAGCGGCCGAGGTCGGCGCGGCTGCGGACCGCGACGATCTGGATGCTGCCAGCCGCGGCCGTTCCCGCGACGGGCTGGCTCAACTGGTCTTGCCGGGCCGCGGCGGATGGTCCCGCGGCAGGCCACCGGACAGCGTGGCGACCCACGGGAACCGTGCGGCCTCGGCACGGTCGTAGCCGAGGTTGAACACATGCGGCGAACGCTTCCGCTCGCGCGCCGACGCATAGTAGGTGCCGAACAGGCGATCGAGCACAAACGAGGTGATCCCGAAATTGCCGTGCTCGTCCTGGAAATGGTGCGTCAGGTGGAGCTCCTTCATGCGTCGCAGCAGCCGGTTGCGCGGCTTGATGTTCAGGTGCTGGATGCAGTGGCAGAACTCGTAGACGCAGGTGATCAGCAACCCGGCGAATACCGCCGCCGCCGCACTGCCCGGACCGCCGATCAGCCAGCCGAGCGGGATCAGGATCGACAGGATGGTCGGCAGGGTGGTGAGCGGCGAGCCGAACAGCACGTCCATCCGGTGCGGATCCTGGTGATGATCGAAGTGGATCCGCTTCCAGAGCGACGCGGTCAGTTTCGAGCGATACAGGAAACGGCTGTGCAGGATGAAGCGGTGGATGCCGTACCAGGCGGCCGGGTAGGCCAGCGCGGTGGCCACCATCGCAGCCATCGGATGCCAGGGGTCGCGGCTGATGCATGCGGCGATCACGCCGCTGATCAGCGCACCGACAAGATAGACGTGAACGGCGGGATGGCTCGCGTAAGCTGGGACCAGATCGCGGAGCGTCATGCGGCCAAGGTCGAAGCTGCGACCGTGTTTCCGCCAGCTGGAATAGATCATGGCCTTCGAGTGCAGCGCCGATCGGTTGCTGTCAAGCAAACGACACGCGGGCGATCATCCGATTTCGGCCTGCTGCAGCCTGACCGCACCGGCGACACCGAACACCAGGGTCGCGGACCAGGCGGCGACGATCGGAGGAAGCGTGCCGGCATTGCCGAGCGCCTGCAGCAATCCGGCAGCCGCCATGGCGCCGAGGCCGAGGGTCAGCACCTTCATCGTCTCGAGTCCGCTGGTGCCGGATCGCGGCAGCGCCAGCAGGAGCGGCATGGCCAGCAGCACCATCAGGAACGGGTCGAGCAGGGCCGCGATCAGGCTCTGCAACTGGGTCCGGTAGTAGGGGGCGCCATGCACGCCGATCCAGCGTCCCCGGAGGGTGGCGGATAACCGTCCCAGGGTCTGGCTGTCCGTCGGCCGGGCCAGCTCGGCCATGTTGGCCGGCAACGGCCCCTGCGGCCACCGGAGATCGGGGCGCGTCTCGGCGGTGTCGCGGTCCGGCCGATCGATTTGGACGTCGTGCAGGGTCCAGTGTCCCCCGCCATAATCGGCCGAGCGCGCATCGAGGGTCGCAGACAGGGTGCCCGCTGCGGAGCGCTGCACGATCATCAATCCCGTGAGGCGCTTGCCGTTCGGCGACACGCCGGCGATCGCGGCGACGTCGCCGTGGCTGCGCAACCAGACCCGGTCCGGGGCCGGTGTATCCGCCGGTGCGGTCGCGGCCCACCAGTCGGCGAAGGCGCGCTCGGTGCGGGGCGCGACCTCGTTCTGCAGCACGAATTCCAGCCCCGATACCAGCAGGCAGGCAGGCATCAGTGACCACAGGACGTGCCACAGGCTCAGACCGGCTGCCCGCATCGCAGTCGTCTCCAGCCCGCCGGCAAGCCGCATGAAGGTCAGTAGCGCGCCAAGCAGGGCGGCGAGCGGCATCATCTCGCCCAGCAGGGTCGGCAGCCGCAGGGCGACGTAGAAACCGACCCTGCCGGCGCCGCCGCGGGTCAGAATGGCGCCGGTGCGGTCGAGCAGGTCCAGCAGCTGCAGGATCGCGGCCAGCCCGAACAGGCTCGCCAGCAGGCGGCTGAGAAACAGCTTCGACAGATAGGCGCGCAGCATCAGGCGCGCGGTTCAGGCTGCAGGCGACGCCCGACGCTGCGCGCGACCACACGCAAGCCGCTCTCGATCGCATCGGATGCGCGGTCGATCAGCCCGTCCCCGGCATGGAACTCGGCGCGGCGAAAGATGCCAACGCTGGCCGCGGCGAACAGAGCAAGCGCGCCCCAGAGCAGCGGCCTCGGATCGATCCCCACCGC
Proteins encoded:
- a CDS encoding dATP pyrophosphohydrolase, coding for MSQPVAGTAAAGSIQIVAVRSRADLGRFIRLPDRLFRADPYYVPPLHSERRAALTPKGNPFFGHAEVEFWLAWRDGRVVGRISAQQDELSTNKDAGQFGMLVAIDDPAVFSALIRTAEAWLRARGLRRVQGPFNLSINEEVGLLVDGFDTPPMLMMPHDPPYADARLRELGYEKAQDLYAYLCDTTAALPPAAAKLVGRGLPANVTLRPMRWDALEADIAALVGIFNEAWVDNWSFAPITKEEVTHMSRALRPLLHDRLVWFAEVDGVPAAFGLCLPNLNEAIRDLSGQLFPFGWAKLLWRLKRSGVRSARVPLMGVSRRFDNSLLGRLLPLHIVEAMRREAVAMGITSVEISWVLENNAPMRHLAEAVGGRNYKTYRVYEKTLLT
- a CDS encoding sterol desaturase family protein, producing the protein MIYSSWRKHGRSFDLGRMTLRDLVPAYASHPAVHVYLVGALISGVIAACISRDPWHPMAAMVATALAYPAAWYGIHRFILHSRFLYRSKLTASLWKRIHFDHHQDPHRMDVLFGSPLTTLPTILSILIPLGWLIGGPGSAAAAVFAGLLITCVYEFCHCIQHLNIKPRNRLLRRMKELHLTHHFQDEHGNFGITSFVLDRLFGTYYASARERKRSPHVFNLGYDRAEAARFPWVATLSGGLPRDHPPRPGKTS
- a CDS encoding LptF/LptG family permease, which gives rise to MLRAYLSKLFLSRLLASLFGLAAILQLLDLLDRTGAILTRGGAGRVGFYVALRLPTLLGEMMPLAALLGALLTFMRLAGGLETTAMRAAGLSLWHVLWSLMPACLLVSGLEFVLQNEVAPRTERAFADWWAATAPADTPAPDRVWLRSHGDVAAIAGVSPNGKRLTGLMIVQRSAAGTLSATLDARSADYGGGHWTLHDVQIDRPDRDTAETRPDLRWPQGPLPANMAELARPTDSQTLGRLSATLRGRWIGVHGAPYYRTQLQSLIAALLDPFLMVLLAMPLLLALPRSGTSGLETMKVLTLGLGAMAAAGLLQALGNAGTLPPIVAAWSATLVFGVAGAVRLQQAEIG